The following proteins are co-located in the Nonlabens ponticola genome:
- a CDS encoding zinc metallopeptidase, giving the protein MLIGYYIIGGLVFLISAFVSNKLKSKFKKYSKIHLQNGLTGAQIAQKMLDDHGITDVDVISVKGQLTDHYNPAKKTVNLSEPVYSMQNAAAAAVAAHEVGHAVQHATAYSWLGMRSKLVPVVSIASKYSQWVLIGGIALAATSAMGDYLFLLGIIMYGTGTLFAFITLPVEYDASNRALAWLENENMLTQQEHDGAADALKWAARTYLVAAIGSLATLLYFISMYMRRR; this is encoded by the coding sequence ATGTTAATAGGTTACTACATAATAGGCGGATTAGTTTTTTTAATCAGTGCCTTTGTAAGCAATAAGCTCAAGTCAAAATTTAAGAAGTACTCTAAAATCCATTTGCAAAATGGGCTTACCGGTGCTCAAATTGCCCAAAAAATGCTAGATGACCATGGCATAACGGATGTCGATGTGATATCAGTTAAAGGACAATTAACAGATCACTACAATCCAGCCAAAAAGACCGTCAATTTAAGTGAGCCAGTTTACAGCATGCAAAATGCGGCCGCAGCGGCCGTAGCTGCTCACGAGGTAGGACATGCGGTACAACATGCAACTGCATATTCATGGTTGGGTATGCGTTCAAAATTGGTACCTGTGGTAAGTATCGCTTCCAAATATTCCCAATGGGTTCTCATAGGTGGTATTGCGCTTGCAGCGACAAGCGCCATGGGTGATTATCTGTTTTTACTAGGAATCATTATGTACGGTACAGGAACGCTGTTTGCGTTTATCACCTTGCCAGTAGAGTACGATGCGAGTAATCGAGCACTAGCATGGCTGGAAAACGAGAATATGCTTACACAACAAGAACATGATGGCGCCGCAGATGCTCTTAAATGGGCAGCACGCACGTATCTGGTTGCTGCCATAGGATCATTGGCAACCTTGCTGTACTTCATCTCGATGTACATGCGTCGTCGTTAA
- the pckA gene encoding phosphoenolpyruvate carboxykinase (ATP), with protein MGSHALSTQSISLEKYGITKSKINYQLSPDALQQITVDSYNGKETANGTLAVNTGEFTGRSPMDRFIVKDNLTQDHIWWGNINLPFNKKDFDNLHKRVIEYLDGKEIFVRDAYACAHEDYKLNLRVINEYPWSNMFAYNMFLRPDDQQLENFSPEWTVINAPGFMADPVRDRTRQHNFAILNFTDKIALIGGTGYTGEIKKGIFSALNFILPTEKNTLPMHCSANVGKDGNTAIFFGLSGTGKTTLSTDPDRELIGDDEHGWTSTNEVFNFEGGCYAKVINLSQEHEPEIFNAIKPGAILENVKLKDDGKVDFADTSITQNTRVSYPIHHIDNIRQPSIGKNPKNIFFLTADAFGVLPPISKLTPGQAAYHFISGYTAKVAGTEAGVNEPVPSFSACFGAPFMPLHPTKYAEMLSEKMKENDVTVWLVNTGWTGGPYGVGHRMKLKYTRAMIAAALDGSLEAANKDNYHVHSMFGLAQPRTCPNVPTEVLSPRKSWNNDTGYYETAAKLTTFFRENFKKFESQASDEIINGGPLK; from the coding sequence ATGGGTTCACACGCCTTAAGTACGCAATCGATTTCGTTGGAAAAATACGGGATTACTAAATCAAAAATTAATTATCAATTATCACCTGATGCGTTGCAGCAAATTACCGTAGATTCCTACAACGGTAAAGAAACTGCCAATGGCACGCTCGCGGTTAATACTGGAGAGTTTACAGGTCGATCACCTATGGATCGATTCATTGTCAAGGATAACCTTACTCAAGATCATATTTGGTGGGGAAATATCAACTTGCCTTTTAACAAGAAAGACTTTGACAATCTTCATAAACGAGTGATTGAATACCTCGATGGCAAGGAAATATTTGTTCGTGATGCTTATGCATGTGCGCACGAGGATTACAAGCTCAATTTGAGAGTTATTAATGAGTATCCATGGTCAAACATGTTTGCTTATAATATGTTTTTAAGACCAGACGATCAACAATTAGAGAACTTCTCTCCAGAGTGGACGGTTATCAATGCACCAGGTTTCATGGCAGATCCTGTAAGGGATCGCACTCGCCAGCATAATTTTGCCATTCTCAATTTTACTGATAAGATTGCCCTAATAGGTGGTACAGGTTACACGGGCGAGATCAAGAAAGGAATTTTTAGCGCGCTCAATTTCATTTTACCAACTGAGAAAAATACCTTGCCTATGCATTGCAGTGCAAACGTTGGTAAGGACGGCAACACCGCTATCTTCTTTGGTTTGAGTGGTACCGGTAAAACAACACTATCAACTGATCCTGATCGGGAATTGATAGGTGATGATGAACACGGCTGGACTTCAACTAACGAGGTATTCAATTTTGAAGGAGGTTGTTATGCAAAGGTTATTAATCTAAGCCAGGAGCACGAGCCAGAAATTTTCAATGCCATCAAACCAGGCGCGATATTAGAAAACGTCAAGTTAAAAGATGATGGTAAAGTTGATTTTGCTGATACCAGCATCACTCAAAACACAAGAGTCAGTTACCCGATTCACCATATCGATAATATTAGACAACCTAGTATAGGCAAGAATCCCAAGAATATATTTTTCTTGACGGCAGATGCCTTTGGTGTATTGCCTCCTATTTCAAAATTAACTCCAGGTCAAGCCGCCTACCATTTTATAAGTGGTTATACAGCCAAGGTCGCTGGTACCGAGGCTGGCGTTAATGAGCCGGTTCCTAGTTTTTCAGCATGTTTTGGAGCACCATTTATGCCACTGCATCCTACTAAGTATGCTGAGATGTTGAGCGAGAAAATGAAGGAGAATGATGTGACAGTATGGTTAGTAAACACAGGCTGGACTGGCGGCCCATATGGTGTTGGTCACCGTATGAAACTTAAATACACTCGCGCGATGATTGCTGCAGCGCTTGATGGTTCCCTTGAAGCGGCTAACAAGGATAACTACCATGTACACTCAATGTTTGGACTGGCACAACCACGTACTTGTCCTAATGTACCTACCGAGGTGTTGAGTCCAAGAAAATCGTGGAATAATGATACTGGTTATTATGAGACGGCGGCAAAGCTGACAACGTTTTTCCGTGAGAATTTCAAGAAATTTGAATCACAGGCAAGTGATGAAATCATCAACGGCGGCCCACTCAAATAA
- a CDS encoding DUF423 domain-containing protein encodes MKKLLIVGVLFMVTGVILGALGAHALENYLSIDQLDSFETGVRYQIYHGLALLIISQISLIKNSQKQVVLYLFTIGSLLFSLSIYLLATRPIHEISVEFLGPITPIGGLLLISGWIYLLFKLISHKGVNNT; translated from the coding sequence ATGAAAAAGTTATTGATAGTAGGAGTTCTGTTTATGGTGACAGGAGTTATTTTAGGAGCGCTGGGTGCTCACGCTTTAGAGAATTATCTCTCAATTGATCAATTGGATAGTTTTGAAACGGGCGTGAGGTATCAAATCTATCATGGGTTAGCGTTGTTGATAATAAGCCAGATAAGTTTGATCAAAAACTCACAAAAACAAGTCGTGTTATATCTTTTTACCATTGGAAGTTTACTGTTTTCATTGAGTATTTATTTGCTGGCGACCCGACCTATTCATGAAATATCGGTAGAATTTTTAGGGCCAATAACGCCGATTGGTGGGCTATTGCTGATATCGGGCTGGATTTACCTTTTGTTCAAATTAATTTCACATAAAGGCGTTAATAATACCTAG
- a CDS encoding capsule assembly Wzi family protein gives MNFKALVFCMFIATTTYAQSTIESYPIFPDCENRTGESLEDCFYKQFYQTLSKAYQHPNNVVGQQNASVRFEVNREGDFDVILIDARDAQVKTALENAMGNLPAITPPSYNGEPTYMQFAVNMQVPMTAAGSFSRIEDNDKITRVQDDGDELAFAKANNEYTSIQSDQYDGQELRSNALIPMSYQRYHRYEAAMNKVGNNAHTAVKPYTFEYVSDYFDLESERESLLKESDSWLGKKLWNEHFFEVAGKDYWFVLDPGVDLQLGRDGGEGVTTFNNTRLVYLNGGVGSQLTFGATIQESQGRFAQYFNREITRRAPDGGNPGVVPGRGIAEDGGENIYDYPVATGYINYKPSKYFNLQLGHGQHFIGDGYRSLVLSDNSQPFPYFKVNAKFWKIDYTVLYTSLRDVRPEVTADDSFRTKYMTHHYLSWNATKRLTLGVFESVLWQDDNGRGFDFNYLNPVIFYQTVELETGSRGGNALIGATAKYKFSDWVTGYGQLVLDELATGSVIRGEGSYQNKSGYQLGVKYQNAFNIPNLFLQAEYNRVRPYTYSHNTIVLNYGNTNQALAHPWGANFYEAMLIGRYTLDRWYGIGQFIYGERGYDFLQGGDNAYYGGNIYRTEDDRIADDGNELAQGNTASIMYGRLEAGYLINPASNLKIYGQFIYRDMNPQVDNAQVQQATTTWFNIGLRTDIMNWSFDR, from the coding sequence ATGAATTTTAAGGCTTTAGTGTTTTGCATGTTCATCGCGACAACGACCTATGCACAATCAACCATTGAGAGCTACCCGATATTTCCTGATTGCGAGAATCGTACTGGAGAATCTTTAGAAGACTGTTTCTACAAGCAATTCTATCAAACCTTATCAAAAGCCTACCAGCATCCCAATAATGTTGTGGGTCAACAAAATGCTAGCGTACGATTTGAGGTGAATCGTGAGGGTGATTTTGATGTTATTTTGATCGACGCACGCGACGCACAGGTTAAGACGGCGCTGGAAAATGCCATGGGTAATTTACCGGCTATCACGCCACCCAGCTACAACGGTGAGCCCACTTATATGCAATTTGCCGTCAACATGCAGGTTCCTATGACGGCTGCGGGCTCGTTCAGCAGGATAGAGGATAATGATAAAATTACTAGAGTGCAGGATGATGGTGATGAGTTAGCTTTCGCGAAAGCTAACAATGAATACACCTCTATACAATCAGATCAATATGACGGTCAAGAATTGCGTTCTAACGCGTTGATCCCGATGTCCTACCAAAGATACCATCGATATGAAGCAGCGATGAACAAGGTGGGAAACAATGCTCACACAGCGGTGAAACCTTATACATTTGAATATGTAAGCGATTACTTTGACCTTGAGTCAGAGCGTGAGAGCCTACTCAAAGAGTCAGATAGCTGGCTAGGAAAAAAGCTATGGAATGAGCATTTTTTTGAAGTAGCCGGCAAGGATTATTGGTTTGTTCTAGATCCTGGTGTCGATTTGCAATTGGGTCGTGACGGTGGTGAAGGCGTGACTACCTTCAATAATACTCGATTGGTATATTTAAATGGTGGCGTGGGCTCACAGCTAACTTTTGGAGCTACCATCCAAGAGTCTCAAGGGCGATTTGCACAGTACTTTAATAGAGAAATCACTCGCAGGGCGCCCGATGGTGGTAATCCAGGCGTAGTGCCAGGTCGCGGCATTGCAGAAGATGGCGGTGAGAACATTTATGACTACCCAGTTGCCACCGGTTATATAAACTACAAACCCAGTAAATATTTTAATCTACAATTGGGTCATGGACAACATTTTATAGGCGATGGATACAGATCATTGGTGCTAAGTGATAACTCACAACCGTTCCCGTATTTTAAAGTAAATGCCAAGTTCTGGAAAATTGATTACACGGTGCTTTACACTTCCTTGCGCGATGTACGACCAGAAGTCACCGCAGACGATAGCTTTAGAACAAAGTATATGACGCACCATTACTTGAGCTGGAACGCGACCAAAAGATTGACCCTGGGCGTTTTTGAGAGTGTCTTGTGGCAGGACGACAACGGTCGCGGCTTTGACTTTAACTACCTTAATCCAGTTATTTTTTATCAAACGGTAGAACTTGAGACAGGATCTCGTGGCGGTAATGCACTTATTGGCGCTACTGCCAAATATAAATTCAGTGATTGGGTAACAGGTTATGGTCAACTGGTACTAGACGAGCTCGCCACAGGATCTGTAATACGTGGTGAAGGTAGCTACCAGAATAAGAGTGGTTACCAGCTAGGTGTAAAATATCAAAATGCCTTTAATATTCCCAACCTATTCCTGCAGGCAGAATATAATCGAGTGCGTCCATATACCTATAGCCACAATACCATTGTGCTTAATTATGGTAATACCAATCAAGCACTAGCACATCCTTGGGGTGCTAATTTTTATGAAGCGATGCTCATAGGTCGATACACACTAGATCGCTGGTATGGCATCGGTCAATTTATATATGGTGAGCGCGGCTATGATTTTTTACAAGGCGGCGATAATGCTTATTACGGTGGTAATATCTACCGTACCGAAGATGATAGAATCGCCGACGATGGTAATGAGCTAGCACAAGGAAATACAGCTTCAATCATGTACGGTAGGCTAGAGGCTGGTTATTTGATAAATCCAGCGAGCAACCTCAAAATCTATGGTCAATTTATTTATCGTGATATGAATCCGCAAGTGGACAATGCACAGGTGCAGCAGGCAACTACTACGTGGTTCAACATTGGTCTAAGGACTGATATCATGAACTGGAGCTTTGATCGATAA
- a CDS encoding saccharopine dehydrogenase family protein produces MRHILIIGAGKSTGVLVDYLVSKSVEYDLHLTIADKQLSSAQNLAGNNERTTAIELDIFKPEPRRRQVKEADIVISMLPARYHIEVARDCIEFEKNMVTASYVSKEMQELDQQARDNNLIFMNEIGVDPGIDHMSAMQVIDRIRDQGGRMLLFESFTGGLVAPQDDNNLWNYKFTWNPRNVVTAGQGGAAKFIQEGKYKYIPYHRLFRRTEFLDVEGYGRFEAYANRNSLKYREVYGLEDIETLYRGTMRRVGYSKAWNMFVQLGMTDDTYTMDGSDQMSYRDFINSFLPYSPTDSVELKLRHELRIDQDDIMWEKLLELDIFNPNKIVGITDATPAQILQKILEDKWTLQSREKDMIVMYHKFGYEINGQTHQIDSTMVCKGDGNRQTAMAKTVGLPVAIAALRILNGEIKEYGVQIPIKSSIYKPILEELEEYGIRFRESETKYLGYNDLNL; encoded by the coding sequence ATGCGACACATTTTGATAATAGGTGCTGGAAAATCAACAGGAGTACTGGTAGATTATTTGGTTAGCAAATCGGTTGAGTATGATCTACATCTTACCATTGCTGATAAACAACTGTCCAGCGCACAAAACCTAGCAGGAAACAACGAGCGCACCACAGCCATTGAACTTGACATCTTCAAACCAGAACCGCGTCGCAGGCAGGTAAAAGAAGCAGATATAGTTATATCAATGCTACCAGCTCGATACCATATAGAGGTTGCCCGTGATTGTATTGAGTTTGAAAAAAACATGGTGACTGCTAGCTATGTAAGTAAAGAGATGCAAGAACTGGATCAACAGGCACGAGATAACAATCTCATATTTATGAATGAGATAGGTGTTGATCCAGGCATTGATCACATGAGCGCCATGCAAGTCATTGATCGCATTAGGGATCAAGGTGGTCGCATGCTATTGTTTGAATCTTTCACTGGTGGATTAGTCGCACCACAGGATGACAATAATTTGTGGAATTACAAATTCACGTGGAATCCACGCAACGTCGTGACTGCTGGTCAAGGTGGTGCGGCAAAGTTTATTCAAGAAGGTAAGTACAAGTACATACCTTATCACAGGCTATTCCGTCGTACGGAGTTTCTTGATGTTGAAGGTTATGGTAGGTTTGAGGCCTATGCTAATAGGAACAGTCTCAAATACCGTGAAGTCTACGGCCTAGAAGATATTGAGACCCTTTATCGCGGTACCATGCGTCGAGTAGGTTACAGCAAGGCTTGGAATATGTTTGTGCAGCTAGGAATGACTGATGACACATACACGATGGATGGATCAGACCAGATGAGCTACAGGGATTTCATCAATAGCTTTTTACCGTACTCGCCTACTGACAGTGTGGAGCTGAAGCTAAGGCATGAATTGCGTATCGATCAGGATGATATCATGTGGGAAAAATTACTTGAACTAGATATTTTTAATCCTAATAAAATCGTTGGTATTACAGATGCGACACCAGCTCAAATACTTCAAAAAATTCTAGAAGATAAATGGACGCTTCAGTCAAGAGAAAAAGACATGATCGTGATGTATCACAAGTTTGGTTATGAGATTAACGGACAAACACATCAAATAGACAGTACCATGGTTTGCAAAGGTGATGGTAATCGACAAACGGCAATGGCAAAAACAGTAGGCCTACCGGTAGCTATAGCAGCTCTTAGAATTCTTAACGGCGAGATTAAAGAATACGGTGTACAAATACCTATAAAATCAAGTATCTATAAACCTATTCTTGAAGAACTAGAAGAATATGGGATACGCTTCCGCGAAAGCGAAACTAAATATCTAGGCTACAACGATCTCAATCTTTAA
- a CDS encoding energy transducer TonB — translation MSNLNLKVDAATSTSRDRDGKDAIRTRTNPIINFQLGLIAALLCAYLVVELSSPIRESKYRPSQASIIPEPDALGEFEMIPNEPPKQKVVAKVTKKPTVEKPVTKEAPPEVVPDDEPVIDEPTSSEPTPEPKNDTPTESPGESDNKQPTSNAARPMVAVSEVPLYPGCSSRLDRNDRIDCLNKKMARYIQKRFDTGLAQGASGDQTINITVLFTIGVDGLPKDLQIKAPSKKLEAEARKLIEQLPQMVPGKLDGVPIDVRYVLPIKFQIR, via the coding sequence ATGAGTAATCTCAACTTAAAGGTAGATGCTGCAACATCTACTTCTAGGGATCGAGATGGCAAGGACGCCATCCGTACCCGAACAAATCCAATTATCAATTTTCAATTAGGGCTTATCGCGGCATTACTTTGTGCCTATCTCGTGGTAGAACTAAGCTCGCCAATACGGGAATCTAAGTATCGACCTAGTCAGGCCAGCATCATTCCTGAACCGGACGCTTTGGGTGAATTTGAAATGATTCCTAACGAGCCACCTAAACAAAAAGTAGTCGCCAAGGTTACCAAAAAGCCAACGGTAGAAAAGCCGGTAACCAAGGAAGCGCCACCAGAGGTAGTTCCAGATGATGAGCCGGTTATCGATGAACCAACGTCTAGCGAGCCAACACCAGAGCCAAAGAATGATACTCCAACTGAATCGCCCGGTGAAAGTGATAACAAACAGCCTACAAGCAACGCAGCAAGACCTATGGTAGCTGTTAGTGAGGTGCCGCTTTATCCTGGTTGCAGCTCAAGACTAGACCGCAACGATCGCATCGATTGTCTCAATAAAAAGATGGCGCGATACATCCAGAAACGTTTCGATACTGGACTCGCACAAGGTGCGAGTGGTGATCAAACCATTAATATTACCGTATTGTTTACCATAGGAGTTGATGGGTTGCCCAAAGACTTACAAATCAAGGCGCCCAGTAAAAAACTAGAAGCAGAGGCTCGTAAACTCATTGAGCAATTGCCGCAGATGGTTCCTGGCAAACTAGACGGCGTCCCCATTGACGTGCGGTACGTGCTACCTATAAAATTCCAGATACGATAA